A portion of the Shewanella sp. SNU WT4 genome contains these proteins:
- the rsd gene encoding sigma D regulator: MLTKLEIAEKEWGGADKLIDQWLGHRRNLLVSYCKLAGCAPYQSKSCLPNLPQVNQFCALIVDYVSEGHFDVYSHMVSACEQHGQQSRDLVSKLLPQIHKTTDDILDFSDKYAEAEDDTVLFSLDKDLANLIHALETRFGFEDQLLEILYLYVSATKETESDSLAQ; the protein is encoded by the coding sequence ATGCTAACCAAGTTAGAAATAGCTGAAAAGGAATGGGGCGGAGCAGATAAGCTTATTGATCAATGGCTTGGGCATAGACGCAATCTATTGGTCAGTTATTGCAAGCTCGCCGGCTGTGCGCCTTATCAATCAAAATCCTGTTTACCCAATCTTCCACAAGTAAATCAATTCTGCGCCCTGATTGTCGATTATGTTTCTGAAGGCCATTTTGATGTTTATAGCCATATGGTATCGGCTTGCGAACAACACGGTCAACAAAGCCGCGATTTAGTCAGTAAATTACTGCCGCAAATTCACAAAACCACAGATGATATTCTCGATTTCAGCGATAAATACGCTGAGGCAGAAGATGACACAGTATTATTCTCACTCGATAAAGATCTCGCCAATTTAATTCATGCCTTAGAAACACGCTTTGGATTTGAAGATCAATTATTGGAGATCTTGTATCTGTATGTCTCAGCCACTAAAGAAACTGAAAGCGATTCACTGGCGCAATAA
- the hemE gene encoding uroporphyrinogen decarboxylase, producing MAELKNDRYLRALLKQPVDMTPVWMMRQAGRYLPEYKATRAQAGDFMSLCRNADLACEVTLQPLRRYKLDAAILFSDILTVPDAMGLGLYFETGEGPRFSRPTDTLEAIKKLGIPDPEDELGYVMNAVKTIRRELKGEVPLIGFSGSPWTLATYMVEGGSSKVFEKIKRMMYAEPMALHMLLDKLADSVILYLNAQVANGAQSLMIFDSWGGALSHAAYREFSLRYMQKIVDGLTRHADGRQVPVTLFTKGGGLWLESMAETGCDALGLDWTVDIGDARRRVGHKVALQGNMDPSMLYAPTGRIREEVSSILASYGEGTGHVFNLGHGIHQHVDPEHAGAFIEAVHELSTPYHK from the coding sequence ATGGCAGAGTTAAAGAATGATCGTTATTTGCGCGCGTTATTGAAGCAGCCTGTTGATATGACGCCAGTATGGATGATGCGTCAAGCCGGACGTTACTTACCAGAATATAAAGCTACACGCGCGCAAGCCGGTGACTTTATGTCGTTATGTCGTAATGCTGATTTGGCTTGTGAAGTAACTTTGCAACCTTTGCGTCGTTATAAGTTAGATGCCGCCATTTTGTTTTCTGATATCTTGACCGTACCTGATGCCATGGGCTTAGGCTTGTATTTTGAGACTGGTGAAGGCCCACGTTTTTCGCGCCCAACCGACACCTTAGAAGCCATTAAGAAGCTCGGAATTCCTGATCCAGAAGATGAATTAGGCTATGTGATGAATGCGGTGAAAACCATTCGTCGCGAATTAAAAGGTGAAGTACCGTTAATCGGCTTCTCAGGTTCACCTTGGACATTGGCCACTTACATGGTTGAAGGCGGTTCAAGCAAAGTATTTGAAAAGATTAAGCGCATGATGTACGCCGAGCCAATGGCGTTACATATGTTATTAGATAAGTTAGCAGATTCAGTGATCTTGTATCTGAATGCTCAAGTTGCTAACGGCGCCCAATCTTTAATGATTTTCGATTCTTGGGGCGGCGCGTTATCGCACGCAGCGTATCGCGAATTTTCTCTGCGTTATATGCAAAAGATTGTCGATGGTTTGACCCGTCATGCCGATGGCCGTCAAGTGCCTGTCACCTTATTCACTAAGGGCGGCGGCTTATGGTTAGAGTCTATGGCTGAAACCGGTTGTGATGCCTTAGGCTTAGATTGGACAGTAGATATTGGTGATGCGCGTCGCCGCGTTGGTCACAAAGTGGCACTGCAAGGCAATATGGACCCATCTATGCTGTACGCACCTACTGGTCGTATTCGTGAAGAAGTATCTAGCATCTTAGCTAGCTACGGTGAAGGTACTGGCCATGTGTTTAACTTAGGCCACGGTATCCATCAGCATGTTGATCCTGAGCATGCTGGCGCCTTTATTGAAGCCGTTCATGAATTATCAACTCCTTACCACAAGTAA
- a CDS encoding response regulator transcription factor, translating into MSEFEKSMSILLLHNNTDKCQQLSQSLELAGFTLQQANSWNKVISLCQQGQVSLLILTKYWQQHDGLMLIRQCRQLGLTLPLIFMTEVRNEAETVLALESGADDCLEMALSALEFSARIRARLRQHSSEPKAPSGSQLQFGGVTINTDTREVLLDSQLLNLTAREFDLLTHLAQHPNQVFSRMQLLQSVWGYSHCGYEHTVNSHVNRLRSKLAQVDGMEELVKTVWGVGYKFAPPKTLALGCALMQ; encoded by the coding sequence ATGAGTGAGTTTGAGAAAAGCATGAGTATTTTGTTACTGCATAATAATACCGATAAGTGTCAGCAGCTCAGTCAATCCCTTGAGTTAGCGGGATTTACCCTGCAGCAAGCCAACTCTTGGAACAAGGTCATTAGCCTGTGCCAGCAAGGGCAAGTTTCCTTATTGATACTCACTAAATATTGGCAGCAACACGATGGCTTAATGCTCATTCGTCAATGCCGCCAATTAGGCTTAACTCTGCCGCTCATCTTTATGACCGAAGTACGCAACGAAGCTGAAACTGTATTGGCACTAGAATCTGGCGCCGATGATTGCTTAGAAATGGCCCTTTCGGCGTTAGAATTTTCCGCGCGCATTCGCGCAAGACTGCGCCAGCATAGTAGCGAGCCCAAAGCGCCTAGTGGCTCGCAGCTGCAATTTGGCGGCGTGACCATTAATACTGATACCCGCGAAGTGCTACTCGATTCGCAGCTACTTAATTTAACCGCGCGCGAGTTTGATTTACTCACCCATTTAGCCCAGCACCCCAACCAAGTGTTTAGTCGAATGCAGCTACTGCAAAGTGTGTGGGGCTACAGTCACTGCGGCTATGAACATACTGTCAATTCCCACGTTAATCGATTGCGCTCAAAGCTAGCGCAAGTTGATGGCATGGAAGAGTTAGTCAAAACCGTGTGGGGGGTGGGATATAAATTTGCGCCGCCTAAAACCTTGGCTCTTGGCTGCGCCCTAATGCAATAA
- a CDS encoding spondin domain-containing protein: MNKLTILAISSILILSACHDSDDTSITPPPPTPPAPQNYTVTVTNLTANQVFSPISTLLHQASVSPWIVAEAASLPLETLAEAGDANSFSQVAGVSRVIVASGPLVPGATSTQTIAITPSVGASTTDLQLSVLTMLVNTNDAFTGVANIDLSDLAVGASVTIRSLAYDAGTEANSEAKGTIPGPADNGEGFNAAREDNNAVRVHQGVISQDDGLTDSVLNASHRFDNPVARISISRVN; this comes from the coding sequence ATGAATAAACTTACTATTTTGGCCATAAGCTCAATCTTGATATTAAGCGCTTGTCATGACAGTGATGACACCTCTATTACGCCACCGCCGCCGACTCCACCAGCGCCACAAAACTATACAGTGACAGTAACTAACCTCACCGCCAATCAAGTGTTCTCGCCCATATCTACGCTGCTGCACCAAGCAAGTGTAAGCCCTTGGATAGTGGCCGAAGCTGCCAGCCTTCCCTTAGAAACCTTGGCAGAAGCCGGCGATGCTAATAGCTTTAGTCAAGTAGCTGGGGTGAGTCGAGTGATAGTGGCCAGCGGCCCCTTAGTACCAGGCGCCACCAGCACCCAAACCATTGCCATCACGCCAAGTGTTGGCGCATCAACCACTGATTTGCAATTATCTGTGCTCACTATGCTAGTTAATACCAATGATGCCTTTACCGGCGTTGCCAATATTGATTTAAGCGATTTAGCTGTGGGCGCGAGCGTCACTATTCGCAGCCTAGCTTATGATGCTGGCACTGAAGCTAATTCCGAGGCAAAAGGCACAATCCCAGGCCCTGCCGATAATGGCGAAGGCTTTAATGCCGCGAGGGAAGATAATAACGCGGTGCGCGTGCACCAAGGGGTGATATCTCAAGATGATGGTTTAACCGACTCTGTGTTAAATGCCTCCCATCGCTTTGATAACCCAGTGGCACGCATCAGCATTAGCCGCGTTAACTAG
- a CDS encoding spondin domain-containing protein, giving the protein MIGSLTASALAISAMAMNAQAAQLEITITNLTNGNHFTPILIAAHDDDIALFRSGEDASSALQKMAEGGDISDLVAAVDGAGYPKLANPAGGLLAPSSMSNKANLETNEAMYLSVVAMVLPTNDAFIGLDSWKIPTEAGTYQVYINAYDAGTEANDEIINGGGASGVAGIPAAPGANGGVNGTGLNDLSGNDKVHIHPGVLGDFDAAGGVSDLDSRIHRWLNPVARMTVTVK; this is encoded by the coding sequence ATGATTGGCAGCTTAACCGCTAGCGCACTTGCTATTAGCGCCATGGCCATGAACGCACAAGCCGCGCAATTAGAAATTACTATTACTAACCTCACCAATGGCAATCACTTCACCCCGATTTTAATTGCCGCCCATGACGATGATATTGCCTTGTTTCGCTCAGGAGAGGATGCCTCTTCAGCACTCCAAAAAATGGCCGAAGGCGGTGATATTAGTGATTTAGTGGCCGCAGTTGATGGCGCAGGATATCCAAAATTAGCTAATCCTGCTGGCGGTTTGCTTGCCCCCAGTAGCATGAGCAATAAAGCCAATTTAGAAACTAACGAGGCTATGTATTTATCGGTAGTCGCCATGGTGCTGCCCACCAATGATGCCTTTATCGGTCTAGATAGCTGGAAAATCCCAACCGAAGCTGGCACTTATCAGGTGTATATCAATGCCTATGATGCTGGCACAGAAGCTAATGATGAAATCATTAATGGCGGCGGCGCCTCTGGGGTAGCAGGTATTCCAGCGGCTCCTGGCGCCAATGGCGGCGTTAATGGTACTGGTCTTAATGACTTATCTGGCAATGACAAGGTGCATATTCACCCAGGTGTGTTAGGGGATTTTGATGCCGCAGGCGGCGTGAGCGACCTTGATAGCCGTATCCATAGATGGCTAAACCCTGTGGCGCGCATGACAGTCACAGTGAAGTAA
- a CDS encoding SDR family oxidoreductase, whose translation MDEFNQKVVLVTGASEGIGRALCQQLAAKGARLVLVARNRQRLEELAAELKGEHLVLSADLSDALQCQQVILDALNHYQRLDILINNAGITMWSRFDELQDLAILERLMTVNFMAPANLTHAALPALKQCRGQIVVVSSLAGITGVPTRSGYCASKHAVMGFFDALRIELMDHGVAVTILCPDFVVSQIHKRAIGHDGKALGASPMQEDKIMTSAECAALMLPAIAARKRLLIMSRRGRLGRWLKLIKPQWIDKLAKKAIVSGH comes from the coding sequence ATGGATGAATTTAATCAAAAAGTCGTGCTAGTTACTGGCGCCTCAGAAGGCATTGGCCGCGCGCTCTGTCAGCAATTGGCGGCTAAAGGCGCGCGTTTAGTGTTAGTTGCCCGTAATCGGCAGCGCTTAGAGGAGTTAGCGGCTGAGCTTAAAGGCGAGCATTTAGTGCTGAGCGCCGATTTAAGTGATGCTTTACAGTGTCAGCAGGTGATACTTGATGCCCTTAATCATTATCAGCGCTTAGATATCTTGATTAATAACGCTGGCATTACCATGTGGTCGCGCTTTGATGAGCTTCAAGATCTCGCCATTCTTGAGCGCTTAATGACTGTAAATTTTATGGCGCCCGCCAATTTAACCCATGCAGCGCTTCCTGCGCTTAAACAATGTCGCGGGCAAATCGTAGTAGTGTCGTCGCTCGCTGGAATAACAGGCGTGCCGACTCGCAGTGGTTACTGCGCCTCCAAACATGCCGTGATGGGCTTTTTTGATGCGCTGCGAATTGAGCTGATGGATCATGGCGTCGCAGTTACCATATTGTGCCCAGATTTTGTGGTCTCACAAATCCATAAGCGCGCTATTGGTCATGATGGTAAGGCGCTCGGGGCAAGCCCAATGCAGGAAGATAAAATCATGACTAGCGCTGAGTGCGCCGCTCTTATGCTGCCTGCCATAGCAGCGCGAAAGCGCTTACTGATTATGTCGCGGCGCGGCAGACTTGGGCGCTGGCTTAAACTTATTAAGCCGCAGTGGATTGATAAGCTGGCTAAAAAGGCGATTGTATCTGGGCATTAG
- the purD gene encoding phosphoribosylamine--glycine ligase, with product MKVLIIGGGGREHALAWKAAQSAQVETVFVAPGNAGTALEPNVENVAISATDIPALLEFAKTHAIELTIVGPEAPLVLGVVDAFNAAGLAVFGPTKAAAQLEGSKAFTKDFLARHQIPTAGYKNCTVISDAKAYVRELTSTTGYPVVIKADGLAAGKGVIIAQTEAEADAAIDDMLAGNKFGEAGSRVVIEEFLHGEEASFIVMVDGNNILAMATSQDHKARDNGDFGPNTGGMGAYSPAPVVTQAVHDWTIANVIRPTVDGMATEGNVYTGFLYAGLMIAPDGSAKVLEYNCRFGDPETQPIMMRLQSDLVQLCLAATRGELDKVSAEFDPRPAVGVVLAAGGYPDDYRKGDVIAGLTLGNNDGKVFHAGTELNNGHVVTNGGRVLCATALGNSVTSAQRAAYELVDAIHWDDVYFRTDIAHRAIKRERQG from the coding sequence ATGAAAGTATTGATCATAGGTGGCGGTGGCCGCGAACATGCCTTAGCGTGGAAAGCTGCGCAGTCAGCCCAAGTAGAAACCGTATTTGTGGCCCCAGGTAATGCTGGCACAGCCTTAGAGCCGAATGTTGAAAACGTGGCCATTAGTGCCACCGACATCCCTGCCCTGCTGGAATTTGCTAAGACTCACGCCATTGAGCTCACCATTGTTGGCCCAGAAGCGCCATTAGTGCTTGGTGTGGTTGATGCTTTTAATGCTGCAGGTTTAGCCGTATTTGGCCCAACCAAAGCGGCTGCGCAGCTTGAAGGTTCTAAAGCCTTCACTAAAGATTTTTTAGCGCGCCACCAGATCCCAACCGCTGGCTATAAAAACTGTACTGTGATTAGCGATGCTAAAGCCTATGTGCGGGAATTAACGTCAACGACTGGTTATCCGGTCGTGATCAAGGCCGATGGTTTAGCTGCCGGCAAAGGCGTAATCATCGCGCAAACAGAAGCTGAAGCTGATGCTGCCATTGATGACATGCTGGCGGGTAATAAGTTTGGTGAAGCGGGCTCGCGGGTGGTTATTGAAGAATTTCTGCACGGCGAAGAAGCAAGCTTTATCGTCATGGTTGACGGTAACAACATTCTGGCAATGGCCACTAGTCAAGATCATAAAGCCCGCGATAACGGCGACTTTGGCCCGAACACTGGCGGCATGGGTGCCTATTCACCAGCGCCGGTAGTGACTCAAGCGGTGCACGACTGGACCATAGCAAATGTAATTCGCCCAACTGTGGATGGCATGGCTACTGAAGGCAATGTGTATACTGGCTTTTTATACGCAGGCCTGATGATAGCGCCCGATGGCAGCGCCAAAGTATTAGAATATAACTGCCGCTTTGGTGACCCAGAGACGCAGCCGATTATGATGCGCTTACAATCGGATCTGGTGCAATTATGTTTAGCCGCCACCCGTGGTGAGCTTGATAAAGTCAGCGCTGAATTTGACCCACGCCCCGCCGTTGGCGTGGTATTAGCCGCTGGCGGTTATCCTGATGATTATCGCAAAGGCGATGTAATTGCTGGCCTCACCTTAGGCAATAATGACGGCAAGGTATTCCATGCTGGTACTGAGCTTAATAATGGCCACGTGGTCACCAATGGCGGGCGCGTATTATGCGCCACTGCGCTTGGCAACTCAGTCACCTCAGCGCAGCGCGCCGCGTACGAGCTAGTTGATGCCATTCATTGGGATGACGTGTACTTTCGCACCGACATCGCTCACCGAGCCATTAAGCGCGAACGACAAGGCTAA
- the purH gene encoding bifunctional phosphoribosylaminoimidazolecarboxamide formyltransferase/IMP cyclohydrolase, with protein sequence MTTHRPIRRALLSVSDKTGILEFAKALHAQGVELLSTGGTARLLADHGIPVIEVSDYTGHPEIMDGRVKTLHPKVHGGILARRGIDEQVMAQNHIQAIDLVAVNLYPFAETVAKAGCTLADAIENIDIGGPTMVRSTAKNHKDTTIVVNAHDYDRVIAEMQANQGSTTLATRFDLAIAAFEHTAAYDGMIANYFGTMVPAHSQDECLADSKFPRTFNTQLIKKQDLRYGENSHQTAAFYVDTKIDEASVATAVQLQGKALSYNNIADTDAALECVKEFSEPACVIVKHANPCGVALSEDLLEAYNRAYKTDPTSAFGGIIAFNRELDAATASAIVERQFVEVIIAPSVSQAARDVVAAKANVRLLECGQWQSVTQGLDYKRVNGGLLVQDRDQGYIGLDDIKIVSKRQPTASELKDLHFCWKVAKFVKSNAIVYAKDGMTIGVGAGQMSRVYSAKIAGIKAADEGLEVVNSVMASDAFFPFRDGIDAAAAAGISCIIQPGGSMRDNEIIAAADEHGMAMVFTGMRHFRH encoded by the coding sequence ATGACGACTCATAGACCTATTCGCCGCGCGCTACTTAGCGTTTCTGACAAAACTGGTATTCTTGAATTCGCAAAAGCGCTGCACGCGCAAGGTGTTGAATTACTTTCTACTGGCGGTACTGCCCGCTTACTGGCCGACCATGGCATTCCTGTGATTGAAGTGTCTGATTACACAGGTCACCCTGAAATCATGGATGGTCGCGTTAAAACCCTGCACCCGAAAGTGCATGGCGGCATTCTGGCGCGCCGCGGTATTGATGAGCAAGTGATGGCGCAAAACCACATTCAAGCCATCGACTTAGTCGCCGTTAACTTATATCCCTTTGCTGAAACTGTGGCGAAAGCCGGTTGCACCTTGGCCGATGCCATAGAGAACATCGACATTGGCGGCCCAACTATGGTGCGCTCTACCGCGAAAAACCATAAAGACACTACCATAGTGGTAAACGCTCATGACTATGATCGCGTGATTGCAGAAATGCAGGCCAACCAAGGTAGCACCACCTTAGCAACCCGCTTTGATTTAGCCATTGCCGCCTTTGAACACACGGCCGCTTACGATGGCATGATAGCCAACTATTTTGGCACTATGGTGCCAGCCCATAGCCAAGATGAGTGCTTAGCGGATTCTAAGTTCCCACGCACTTTCAATACCCAGTTAATCAAAAAACAAGATTTGCGTTATGGCGAAAACAGCCATCAAACCGCCGCTTTCTATGTGGATACTAAGATTGACGAAGCATCGGTTGCAACCGCCGTGCAACTGCAAGGCAAGGCATTGTCGTATAACAATATCGCCGATACCGATGCTGCCCTTGAGTGCGTTAAAGAATTCTCTGAGCCAGCCTGCGTTATCGTTAAACACGCCAACCCGTGCGGCGTAGCATTAAGTGAAGACTTACTTGAAGCCTATAACCGCGCTTATAAAACCGACCCAACCTCAGCCTTTGGCGGCATTATCGCCTTTAACCGTGAGTTAGATGCAGCCACTGCCAGCGCGATTGTTGAGCGTCAGTTTGTTGAAGTGATTATTGCCCCAAGCGTTAGCCAAGCCGCCCGTGATGTAGTGGCCGCTAAAGCCAATGTGCGCTTATTAGAATGCGGTCAATGGCAGTCAGTCACTCAAGGCTTAGATTACAAGCGCGTCAATGGTGGCTTATTGGTGCAAGACAGAGATCAAGGCTATATCGGCTTAGATGACATTAAGATAGTGTCAAAGCGCCAACCTACTGCCAGCGAATTAAAAGACTTACACTTTTGCTGGAAAGTGGCCAAGTTCGTTAAATCTAACGCCATAGTTTATGCCAAAGATGGCATGACCATAGGCGTGGGCGCAGGCCAAATGAGCCGCGTATACAGCGCTAAAATCGCTGGCATTAAAGCGGCCGATGAAGGACTGGAAGTGGTGAACTCTGTGATGGCATCCGATGCCTTCTTCCCATTTCGTGATGGTATAGATGCAGCCGCCGCCGCTGGCATTAGCTGCATTATCCAGCCAGGTGGCTCAATGCGCGATAACGAGATTATTGCCGCCGCCGATGAGCATGGTATGGCTATGGTGTTTACCGGAATGCGTCATTTCCGTCACTAA